In the Candidatus Omnitrophota bacterium genome, one interval contains:
- a CDS encoding glycoside hydrolase family 1 protein — MITFPKNFYWGAATSSHQVEGNNSNNDWWAWEQAGHTKELSGRAAGHYDLHEKDFDLARQLYQNAHRFSVEWSRVEPREGEFSGEAIRHYQRVVAALRERNIEPVVTLHHFANPLWVSRQGGWLNPKVIGWFGRYAQRMAEALGGGVKYWVTINEPLVFVYHGFVLGKWPPGERSLPAAFRAADHLAKAHGLAYRQIHGLFRGRRLPSPSVGIAHNMVVFQPCPGKSGFLCRCNVFLRHWLFNLGFLDRIRGAMDFIGLNYYMREILTSDPLLGAGPWGKRCNVPHGHGGHLNMLEWDHYPQGIHQVLQYLKRYRRPVLITENGTCEEDDAFRWRFIREHLLQVHKAIEEGIPVIGYLYWSLLDNFEWDHGFRPRFGLVHVDYDSLARTLRPSAHRFAEVCRTGRLEE; from the coding sequence ATGATCACATTTCCGAAAAATTTTTATTGGGGCGCGGCCACCTCCAGCCACCAGGTCGAGGGAAACAATTCCAACAACGACTGGTGGGCCTGGGAGCAGGCGGGGCACACCAAGGAATTGTCCGGCCGGGCCGCGGGGCACTATGACTTGCATGAGAAGGATTTTGACCTGGCGCGGCAGCTCTACCAGAATGCGCACCGTTTTTCGGTCGAGTGGAGCCGAGTTGAACCGAGGGAAGGGGAATTCAGCGGGGAGGCCATCCGGCATTACCAGCGGGTCGTGGCGGCGTTGCGGGAGCGCAACATCGAGCCCGTTGTGACCTTGCACCATTTCGCCAATCCGCTGTGGGTCTCCCGCCAGGGCGGGTGGCTCAATCCCAAGGTCATCGGGTGGTTCGGACGCTACGCGCAGAGGATGGCCGAGGCGTTGGGAGGCGGCGTAAAATATTGGGTCACGATCAACGAGCCGTTGGTTTTTGTTTATCACGGGTTTGTCCTTGGTAAATGGCCGCCGGGGGAGCGTTCGCTCCCCGCGGCCTTTCGCGCCGCCGATCATCTGGCTAAGGCCCACGGTTTGGCGTACCGGCAAATTCACGGATTGTTCCGGGGCCGTCGTTTACCGTCACCTTCGGTCGGCATCGCTCACAACATGGTGGTGTTCCAGCCCTGCCCGGGAAAAAGCGGCTTCCTTTGCCGTTGTAACGTTTTTTTGAGGCACTGGCTCTTCAATCTGGGTTTTCTGGACAGGATCCGGGGCGCGATGGACTTTATCGGACTAAATTATTATATGAGGGAAATTTTGACGAGCGACCCGTTGCTGGGGGCGGGGCCCTGGGGCAAAAGGTGCAATGTCCCTCACGGGCACGGCGGCCATCTCAATATGCTGGAATGGGACCATTACCCGCAGGGGATCCATCAAGTCCTTCAATACCTGAAGCGTTACCGCAGACCTGTTTTGATCACCGAAAACGGGACTTGTGAAGAGGATGACGCGTTCCGCTGGCGGTTCATCCGGGAACATTTGTTGCAGGTCCATAAAGCCATTGAAGAGGGCATCCCGGTAATCGGTTATCTTTACTGGTCCTTGCTGGACAATTTTGAATGGGACCACGGATTCAGGCCGCGGTTCGGCCTGGTCCATGTGGATTACGACAGCCTCGCGCGCACCCTGCGGCCGAGCGCCCACCGCTTCGCGGAGGTCTGCCGCACCGGGCGGCTGGAGGAGTGA
- a CDS encoding rhomboid family intramembrane serine protease, with protein MFFPYRDDNPSRSFPVMTILLIVVNMVVFVTFGLRPDYEAIVHEYGFIPGRFNTLSFFTSMFLHGGWFHLIFNMWYLWLFGDNLEDRMGKLGFLGFYLLGGIFASLLHSAFSNEVMKTVPCVGASGAISAVMGGYVILFPHAKVRVVILFFYNIIRFRWPAFVFLGIWFVEQLWAGGGTMLNVEASPVAYWAHIGGFVFGVGGAFIARLLV; from the coding sequence ATGTTTTTCCCTTACCGTGACGATAATCCCAGCCGGAGTTTTCCGGTGATGACGATCCTGTTGATTGTCGTCAATATGGTGGTCTTTGTCACGTTCGGACTGCGGCCGGACTATGAGGCGATTGTCCATGAATACGGCTTTATCCCGGGCCGGTTCAATACGTTGAGTTTTTTTACCAGCATGTTCCTTCACGGGGGCTGGTTTCATCTGATCTTCAATATGTGGTATCTTTGGCTTTTCGGCGATAACCTTGAGGACCGGATGGGGAAGCTGGGGTTTTTGGGGTTTTATCTCCTGGGTGGGATTTTTGCCTCACTCCTGCACTCGGCATTCTCCAATGAGGTCATGAAAACGGTTCCCTGCGTGGGCGCCAGCGGGGCGATCAGCGCGGTCATGGGAGGATACGTCATTTTGTTCCCTCACGCCAAGGTCCGCGTCGTGATTTTATTTTTTTATAACATCATCCGTTTCCGCTGGCCGGCGTTTGTTTTTTTGGGGATATGGTTTGTGGAGCAGTTGTGGGCCGGGGGAGGGACCATGCTGAATGTGGAGGCCAGCCCGGTGGCTTATTGGGCGCATATCGGCGGATTCGTTTTCGGGGTCGGCGGGGCGTTCATCGCCCGATTGTTGGTGTGA